One part of the Zingiber officinale cultivar Zhangliang unplaced genomic scaffold, Zo_v1.1 ctg130, whole genome shotgun sequence genome encodes these proteins:
- the LOC122036015 gene encoding ERBB-3 BINDING PROTEIN 1-like yields MSDDEAREEKELDLTFPDVVTKYKTAAEIVNKALQLVVSQCKPKAKVVDLCEKGDSFIREQTGNVYKNVKRKIERGVAFPTCISINNTVCHFSPLGNDENVLEENDIVKIDMGCHIDGFITVVAHTHVIQEGPVTGRAADVIAAANTAAEVALRLVRPGKKNKDVTEAIQKVAAAFDCKIVEGVLSHQLKQFVIDGNKVVLSVGNPETRVDEVEFEENEVYAIDIVTSTGEGKPKLLDEKQTTIYKRAVDKSYQLKMKSSRFIFSEISQKFPIMPFTARVLEEKRSRLGLVECVSHDLLQPYPVLHEKPGELVAHIKFTVLLMPNGSDKITSHPLQQMLSTKSIDDPEIKAWLALGTKTKKKGGGKKKKGKKGDAQDESEPMDTTNSTSA; encoded by the exons ATGTCGGATGACGAAGCGAGGGAGGAGAAGGAGTTGGATCTCACTTTCCCAGACGTTGTTACCAAGTACAAGACCGCGGCAGAGATTGTTAACA AGGCCCTTCAATTGGTGGTATCTCAGTGCAAGCCCAAAGCTAAGGTTGTTGATCTATGCGAGAAAGGCGACTCCTTCATCAGAGA GCAAACTGGTAACGTGTACAAGAATGTGAAGAGAAAGATTGAAAGGGGCGTAGCTTTTCCAACATGCATTTCTATCAATAACACCGTGTGCCATTTCTCACCCCTTGGCAATGACGAGAATGTACTGGAAGAGAATGACATCGTTAAAAT TGACATGGGGTGTCATATTGATGGGTTTATTACTGTGGTGGCACACACTCATGTTATACAGGAAGGACCAGTGACTGGTAGAGCAGCAGATGTGATTGCTGCTGCCAATACAGCAGCAGAAGTTGCCTTGCGCCTTGTGAGGCCAGGAAAAAAG AATAAGGATGTCACAGAAGCTATTCAGAAGGTAGCTGCAGCTTTTGATTGCAAAATTGTGGAAGGAGTGCTTAGTCATCAGTTGAAGCAGTTTGTAATTGATGGAAACAAAGTAGTTTTAAGTGTTGGAAATCCAGAAACACGTGTTGATGAAGTGGAATTTGAAGAAAACGAAGTGTATGCAATTGATATTGTGACAAGTACTGGTGAAGGAAAG CCAAAACTGTTGGATGAGAAGCAAACTACTATTTATAAAAGAGCTGTCGATAAGAGCTATCAGTTGAAAATGAAGTCTTCAAGATTCATTTTCAGTGAAATAAGCCAAAAGTTTCCAATCATGCCATTTACTGCAAG ggttttggaagagaaaagaTCTCGACTTGGACTTGTTGAATGCGTGAGCCATGATCTTTTACAGCCATACCCtgtgttgcatgaaaaacctg GGGAACTTGTTGCACACATCAAATTTACAGTATTATTGATGCCAAATGGGTCAGACAAGATTACCTCTCATCCACTTCAACAGATGCTGTCTACCAAGTCAATTGATGACCCTGAAATTAAGGCATGGCTGGCCTTGGGgacaaaaacaaagaaaaaaggtGGAGGAAAGAAGAAAAAAG GGAAGAAAGGCGATGCACAAGATGAATCTGAACCAATGGATACTACAAATAGCACTAGTGCTTAG